Proteins co-encoded in one Christiangramia fulva genomic window:
- a CDS encoding glutathione synthetase yields MKICFVLNDVATEAKGTSVALMTMAHQRGHEVFAMGVGDFSFHHDAPISINATQVPKNTKTKSTKKFLEALQSSKARKKKIDATSLDVLFIRNNPTEEKERQWAEQAGVAFGRMVQQLDVLVLNDAYALSHAFIDKLYFEELPPEIKPDSIITRDKDQILDFFEKQNKKMVLKPLEGSGGQDVYLIDENEKNLNQIIEHLSSQGYVIAQEFLPDVKNGDVRVLLLNGKVMEKNGEKAIIRRVSGEGEFRSNFKLGATADSSDLTPEMKRIISLTAPKLIRDGLFFVGLDIVKDKLIEINVLSPGGMERFKDIGLPPFTDYVIEAIERKVEYKKQYEGQLSNRTLATME; encoded by the coding sequence ATGAAAATATGTTTTGTGTTGAACGATGTTGCTACTGAAGCTAAAGGAACTTCTGTAGCCTTAATGACGATGGCTCATCAAAGAGGCCATGAAGTCTTTGCGATGGGAGTGGGTGATTTCAGCTTCCATCATGATGCGCCGATAAGCATCAACGCAACCCAGGTGCCGAAAAATACCAAAACGAAATCGACAAAAAAATTCCTGGAGGCACTGCAAAGCAGCAAAGCCAGAAAGAAAAAAATTGACGCTACAAGTTTAGACGTTCTCTTTATAAGAAATAATCCTACTGAAGAAAAAGAAAGACAATGGGCAGAGCAGGCCGGTGTCGCCTTTGGAAGAATGGTGCAACAACTGGATGTGCTGGTATTGAACGATGCTTATGCCCTTTCTCATGCTTTTATCGATAAGCTTTATTTTGAAGAATTACCCCCTGAAATAAAACCCGACTCCATCATTACCCGGGATAAAGACCAGATCCTTGATTTTTTCGAGAAACAGAATAAGAAAATGGTCTTAAAACCTTTGGAAGGTTCCGGTGGGCAGGACGTTTATCTCATCGATGAAAATGAGAAGAACCTAAACCAGATCATCGAACATCTGAGCAGCCAGGGTTATGTGATAGCACAGGAATTCTTACCCGATGTAAAAAATGGAGATGTTCGGGTGCTTCTGCTAAACGGAAAAGTGATGGAGAAAAATGGTGAAAAAGCGATCATCAGAAGAGTGAGCGGTGAAGGTGAATTCAGGAGTAATTTTAAACTCGGTGCCACGGCAGACAGCAGTGATCTAACTCCTGAGATGAAAAGAATTATAAGCCTTACAGCGCCCAAACTAATTCGTGACGGACTCTTTTTCGTGGGGCTTGACATCGTAAAGGATAAGCTCATAGAAATAAATGTGCTGAGTCCCGGCGGAATGGAACGATTTAAGGATATTGGCCTGCCTCCCTTTACCGATTATGTAATTGAGGCAATTGAAAGAAAAGTGGAATATAAAAAACAATATGAAGGTCAGCTTTCTAACAGGACACTGGCTACGATGGAATAA
- the truA gene encoding tRNA pseudouridine(38-40) synthase TruA: MQRNRFYYLIRIQYLGYRLHGWQRQPDVKTVEGLLHKTLRWVMPKAKFKILGTSRTDAMVSAGNTAFELFVDHEPLEDIDEFLKVFNKNLPQDIKALEIEEVDAKFSIIQHSKMKEYAYLFCCGEKYHPFCAPFMANFQEDLDIEKMKLGARMFEGTHDFRNYSVRVSEKSTFERTIIKSEIEENQLYTANFFPQKSYVFHIHGAGFLRHQVRLMMGAMVLLGRGELSLEDIQESLQAENSHFQMDYIAPASGLILNKTIFD; encoded by the coding sequence TTGCAGCGCAATCGCTTCTACTATTTAATCAGAATTCAATATCTCGGGTATCGCCTGCACGGCTGGCAGCGGCAGCCAGATGTAAAAACCGTCGAAGGTTTGCTGCATAAGACCTTAAGATGGGTAATGCCTAAAGCTAAATTCAAAATTCTTGGAACCAGCCGTACCGACGCGATGGTTTCTGCGGGAAATACGGCTTTTGAACTTTTTGTAGATCATGAACCTCTTGAAGATATAGATGAGTTTCTGAAAGTTTTCAATAAGAACCTTCCACAGGACATTAAAGCTCTTGAAATTGAAGAAGTAGATGCTAAATTCAGTATTATCCAGCATTCAAAAATGAAAGAATATGCATATCTCTTTTGTTGTGGTGAAAAATATCATCCTTTTTGTGCTCCTTTTATGGCCAACTTTCAGGAAGATCTTGATATTGAAAAAATGAAGCTCGGTGCAAGAATGTTCGAGGGTACGCATGATTTCAGAAATTATTCGGTGAGAGTTTCTGAAAAAAGCACTTTTGAGCGAACGATCATAAAATCTGAAATTGAAGAAAACCAATTATATACCGCGAATTTTTTTCCGCAGAAATCCTATGTATTCCATATTCATGGAGCAGGATTTCTTCGACATCAGGTGCGATTGATGATGGGAGCAATGGTACTTTTGGGCAGGGGAGAGCTATCTTTAGAAGACATTCAGGAAAGCCTTCAGGCCGAAAACAGCCATTTTCAAATGGATTATATCGCTCCGGCATCAGGATTAATTTTGAACAAAACCATCTTTGATTAA
- a CDS encoding succinylglutamate desuccinylase/aspartoacylase domain-containing protein, translated as MNEELKEEIPRIIGKYTSGKKGPLLFVSAGIHGNEPSGVKALERVFDELEKTRPEINGTFVGISGNKMALNENKRYIDEDLNRTWTTENIEAGGKDTHETKEMFEIIDILKKYPESNFTKRYFLDCHTTSSPSLPYISVQVVNDNDEWAHRFPTYIIRGFSDIITGDIDHYLSRTGMTGFVFEAGQHTDKSSVENHEGLIWLALKEAGDLDLERISTYPDCVNRFAEKNAPPQKTFEIIYRHGLDDDDIFEMQPGYENFQKIEKGELLAKQNGKEVKSEWNARIFMPLYQSQGNDGFFVVKEVEN; from the coding sequence ATGAATGAAGAATTGAAAGAAGAAATTCCAAGAATTATTGGTAAATATACTTCCGGAAAAAAAGGTCCATTGCTTTTTGTAAGCGCAGGGATCCATGGGAATGAACCAAGCGGAGTAAAAGCCCTGGAAAGAGTTTTTGATGAGCTTGAAAAAACCCGACCGGAAATAAATGGCACTTTCGTGGGAATTTCAGGTAATAAAATGGCTTTGAATGAGAACAAAAGGTATATTGATGAAGATCTTAATCGCACCTGGACCACGGAAAACATTGAGGCCGGCGGAAAAGATACCCATGAAACCAAAGAGATGTTCGAGATCATCGATATTCTGAAGAAGTATCCCGAATCTAATTTCACCAAACGTTATTTTCTCGACTGCCACACGACCTCCTCTCCCAGCCTGCCTTATATTTCGGTTCAGGTAGTGAATGATAATGATGAATGGGCGCATCGGTTTCCAACCTACATCATCCGGGGTTTTAGCGATATTATCACCGGCGATATTGATCATTATTTAAGCAGAACAGGAATGACGGGTTTCGTATTTGAAGCCGGGCAACATACTGATAAATCTTCGGTAGAAAATCATGAAGGCCTTATCTGGCTAGCTTTAAAGGAAGCCGGTGACCTTGATTTAGAACGAATTTCCACTTATCCTGACTGTGTGAACCGTTTTGCTGAAAAGAATGCTCCGCCTCAAAAAACTTTTGAAATTATATACAGACATGGTTTGGATGATGATGATATTTTTGAGATGCAGCCGGGCTATGAAAATTTTCAGAAAATAGAAAAAGGAGAGCTCCTGGCAAAACAGAATGGTAAGGAAGTGAAAAGCGAATGGAACGCAAGGATTTTTATGCCCTTATACCAATCCCAGGGAAATGACGGCTTTTTTGTAGTCAAAGAAGTGGAAAACTAG
- a CDS encoding DUF3616 domain-containing protein, translated as MKPRNKNLSKKCLIQFKKGFRNIEDLRREISSSLATKNNLWLSYDEDAGIERLTRTHKGFGYHTHYELGDFFDLPAEGGEADMEALAYAEPYLWFCGSMSLKRNSPSEGDSLEEQLQDLFQIDLDANRFSLGCIPCIKSNGTFELLKEAKYNGKTIKPLMLRGGAKSTELHNALMKDEHLERFMMLPSKDNGFDIEGLAVDNDRIFIGLRGPVLNGYAVILEISCKEFDGQLFLNKKPGEDKLYRKHFLNLNGMGIRELNIDKKGNLYVLAGPTMDLDGTISIYKVKGGLEDNYASVVLKPERLFDVARGSEIEHGEDKAEGMAFLSDTEILITYDSPIKERLDGDNAVWMDCYEIEA; from the coding sequence ATGAAACCACGAAATAAAAACCTTTCAAAAAAATGCCTGATTCAATTCAAAAAAGGATTTCGTAACATTGAAGATCTGCGAAGGGAAATTTCCAGCAGCCTTGCTACCAAAAATAATCTTTGGCTCAGTTATGATGAAGATGCCGGAATAGAAAGACTTACGCGAACCCACAAAGGTTTTGGATACCATACTCATTATGAGCTTGGTGATTTTTTCGATCTTCCTGCCGAAGGCGGTGAAGCCGATATGGAAGCTCTGGCTTATGCAGAACCTTACTTGTGGTTTTGCGGAAGTATGAGCCTGAAACGCAATTCTCCATCTGAAGGTGACTCCCTGGAAGAACAGCTGCAAGATCTTTTCCAGATTGATCTCGATGCCAACAGGTTCAGTCTTGGTTGTATTCCCTGTATAAAAAGCAACGGAACATTCGAATTGCTCAAAGAAGCAAAATATAACGGAAAAACCATTAAACCGCTGATGCTTCGCGGTGGAGCCAAAAGTACCGAGCTGCATAATGCTCTTATGAAAGATGAACATCTCGAAAGATTCATGATGCTACCCAGTAAAGACAACGGTTTTGATATTGAAGGCCTGGCAGTAGACAACGACAGGATCTTTATAGGACTTCGCGGGCCGGTATTAAATGGCTACGCAGTGATTTTGGAAATAAGTTGTAAAGAATTTGACGGACAGCTTTTTTTAAATAAAAAGCCGGGAGAAGATAAACTCTACCGCAAACATTTCCTCAACTTAAATGGCATGGGAATTCGTGAATTGAATATTGACAAAAAAGGAAATCTTTACGTCCTGGCCGGTCCAACTATGGATCTTGATGGCACTATTAGTATCTATAAGGTCAAAGGTGGCCTGGAAGACAATTATGCTTCAGTGGTTTTAAAACCCGAAAGGCTTTTCGATGTTGCTCGAGGAAGCGAGATTGAACATGGAGAAGACAAAGCCGAAGGAATGGCTTTTCTTTCGGACACTGAGATCCTGATCACCTACGATTCACCCATAAAAGAAAGACTTGACGGCGACAATGCTGTATGGATGGATTGTTATGAAATTGAAGCCTAG
- a CDS encoding flavohemoglobin expression-modulating QEGLA motif protein — protein sequence MQEITDLTKESINQILTTLHKEKEVSWSLPGDGVLHIEKELPYLVIYRRKKNDRGTARFVTNEASYLIIGDSDFSDYQKLLFRLSDELSAKFKSYLLFEIYSGSDESRKIIIKGPADRLPSTLETLQKNLSEVNQEFTGLNLETEIIDTPNRHPKDKEPLMDMETAKNCGAVIVGLELPPVYRNGGNRLFPVFFRNFKDFLIHAMHQSFFEFIRVQTSSGIASYNVLGRKYLKTKVFEIDKKLTEIEKSYQFLWLISPSNIYEIKQEFFKSNFDHVIDYHYRLLPVDPDVLKRRLFNLKIEEIDDPTMSFLFREKREELDLQISMLNERGTRNFMYDSIRLYKGIEKELCEEARNILSEVEEEEHSHDKNLLDARSFSSMARKEFDFYRKQDENFKSKIHIRKDVNIMMVSQGELYLPEDYKMSPKEAEALIQHEVGTHALTYYNGSKQPLQQLSIGLADYDPMQEGMAVLSEYMVDGLTANRLRILAGRVIAGEALINGGNFQEIFRLLRSEFGFLPERAFNITSRIMQGGGFLKDIIYLKGLVQLKQHLEKGGELEPLLAGKYGFKHLEIIEELMERKVLNPLKIKPSYLHSEKMYKKLELIRQGLELPQMVCK from the coding sequence ATGCAGGAAATAACCGATTTAACAAAAGAATCGATTAATCAAATTTTAACAACTCTTCATAAGGAGAAAGAGGTAAGCTGGTCGCTGCCCGGAGATGGGGTTCTTCATATTGAAAAGGAATTACCCTACCTGGTAATTTATCGCAGGAAGAAAAATGACCGCGGTACTGCAAGATTTGTTACTAACGAGGCCTCTTATTTGATCATTGGAGACTCTGATTTTTCCGATTATCAAAAACTCCTTTTCAGATTATCTGATGAACTTTCGGCGAAATTCAAATCGTACCTGTTATTCGAAATCTATTCCGGATCTGATGAATCAAGGAAGATCATTATAAAAGGCCCCGCAGACCGATTGCCATCGACACTTGAAACGCTGCAGAAAAACCTTTCCGAAGTCAACCAGGAATTTACAGGTCTGAATCTGGAAACTGAAATTATAGATACTCCCAATAGGCACCCAAAAGACAAAGAACCTTTAATGGATATGGAAACCGCTAAAAATTGTGGTGCCGTAATCGTAGGGCTTGAACTCCCGCCGGTTTACCGCAATGGCGGAAATCGCCTGTTCCCTGTATTTTTTCGGAATTTTAAGGATTTTCTTATCCACGCCATGCACCAGTCTTTTTTTGAATTTATCAGGGTACAGACCTCCAGTGGAATCGCCAGTTACAATGTTCTTGGAAGAAAATATTTGAAAACAAAAGTTTTCGAAATCGATAAAAAACTTACGGAAATCGAAAAATCTTACCAGTTTTTATGGCTCATTTCCCCTTCTAATATTTATGAAATCAAACAGGAGTTTTTTAAGAGCAATTTTGATCATGTGATTGATTATCACTACCGTCTTTTACCGGTAGACCCTGATGTTCTAAAAAGACGTCTTTTCAACCTGAAAATCGAAGAAATAGATGATCCTACCATGTCTTTTCTTTTTCGGGAAAAGCGCGAGGAACTCGATTTACAAATTTCCATGCTCAATGAACGCGGAACCCGTAATTTCATGTATGACAGCATCCGTCTTTATAAAGGCATAGAAAAGGAATTATGTGAAGAGGCCCGTAATATCCTTTCTGAAGTTGAGGAGGAAGAACACAGCCACGACAAGAATCTGCTGGATGCACGATCTTTCAGCAGTATGGCTCGTAAGGAATTTGATTTTTACAGGAAGCAGGATGAAAACTTCAAAAGTAAGATCCATATCAGGAAGGATGTGAATATAATGATGGTTTCCCAGGGTGAATTATACCTTCCTGAAGATTATAAAATGAGCCCGAAAGAAGCCGAAGCGCTTATCCAGCATGAGGTGGGAACCCATGCCCTCACCTACTATAACGGAAGCAAACAGCCTCTACAGCAGTTAAGTATAGGTTTAGCCGATTATGATCCCATGCAGGAGGGAATGGCAGTATTGTCTGAATATATGGTAGACGGCCTTACGGCTAACCGTCTGCGTATTTTGGCCGGAAGGGTAATCGCAGGTGAAGCCTTGATAAACGGGGGTAATTTTCAGGAAATTTTCAGATTGTTACGATCAGAATTTGGATTTCTTCCGGAAAGGGCTTTTAATATTACTTCCCGAATTATGCAGGGTGGCGGATTTCTAAAAGACATCATTTATTTAAAAGGCCTTGTTCAATTGAAGCAACACCTTGAAAAAGGAGGCGAGCTGGAACCTCTCCTCGCGGGAAAATACGGATTCAAACACCTGGAAATTATCGAGGAATTAATGGAAAGAAAAGTACTGAATCCACTCAAAATCAAGCCCAGCTACCTGCATAGCGAAAAAATGTATAAAAAATTAGAATTAATCAGGCAGGGATTAGAACTGCCACAAATGGTTTGCAAATGA
- the corA gene encoding magnesium/cobalt transporter CorA, with product MAKRRKYLLKRPKATKTLNQVPGTMTYVGNKVSTETKLDVIDYNETNYERFSSTTPEDAFKFVDEDRITWFNIDGLNNVEEIEKLGDYYELHPLVMEDIVNTGQRPKIEKYEDYLFIVAQMLYYKNGDLENEHISMVVGKNYLLTFQESNGDVFDAVRERIEFSRGRIRGRSADYLMFALLDAIIDNYFLVIDDVSDRIDALEDSLFTSEPSDHITYDIQELKRNILRIRRAVFPLREVIGRLERMETILIEERTTNYIRDLHDHIVQISENIDIYREMIWGLMDMYISTINNKMNEVMKVLTIMASIFIPLTFIAGIYGMNFEYMPELEWKYSYFVLLGIMFIIFMAMLYYFKRKKWL from the coding sequence ATGGCAAAACGAAGAAAGTATTTGCTGAAGCGCCCAAAAGCTACTAAAACCCTGAACCAGGTCCCGGGGACCATGACCTATGTGGGCAATAAAGTTTCTACTGAAACCAAGCTCGACGTAATTGATTACAATGAAACCAACTACGAAAGGTTTAGTTCCACCACTCCCGAGGATGCTTTCAAATTTGTAGATGAAGACCGTATAACCTGGTTCAATATCGATGGTCTTAATAATGTGGAAGAAATCGAAAAACTGGGGGACTATTATGAATTGCACCCGTTGGTGATGGAAGACATTGTAAACACTGGCCAGCGACCCAAAATCGAGAAATACGAAGATTACTTATTTATTGTCGCCCAGATGCTTTACTATAAAAACGGCGATCTCGAAAACGAGCATATCAGTATGGTGGTTGGTAAAAATTATTTACTCACCTTCCAGGAATCTAACGGTGATGTGTTCGATGCGGTACGGGAACGAATTGAATTTTCTAGAGGCCGGATAAGAGGTCGTTCTGCAGATTACTTAATGTTCGCCCTCCTCGATGCCATTATTGATAATTATTTTCTGGTTATAGATGATGTAAGCGACCGTATTGATGCTTTGGAAGACAGCCTTTTTACTTCTGAACCCAGCGACCATATTACCTACGATATTCAGGAATTAAAACGCAATATACTTCGCATTCGAAGAGCTGTATTTCCATTACGCGAGGTTATTGGCCGGCTGGAAAGAATGGAAACTATTCTTATTGAGGAACGAACCACAAATTACATCAGGGACCTGCATGATCATATTGTCCAAATTTCAGAAAATATCGATATCTATCGCGAAATGATCTGGGGCCTAATGGACATGTATATTTCCACGATCAACAATAAAATGAATGAAGTTATGAAAGTGCTGACGATTATGGCCAGTATTTTTATCCCGCTGACCTTTATTGCCGGTATCTACGGAATGAATTTCGAATATATGCCAGAACTGGAATGGAAATACAGCTATTTCGTGCTTCTAGGAATTATGTTTATAATATTTATGGCAATGCTGTATTACTTCAAAAGAAAAAAATGGCTTTAA
- a CDS encoding DUF4242 domain-containing protein, producing MPKYIIERKIPGAGQKSKEELQAISQKSCSVLENMGPQIQWLQSYVTGDKIYCVYIAPNEEMLMEHAKKGGFPANEINKIETIIDPVTAE from the coding sequence ATGCCAAAGTACATTATTGAAAGGAAGATTCCGGGTGCGGGTCAAAAATCTAAAGAAGAGCTCCAGGCCATTTCTCAAAAATCCTGTTCTGTTTTAGAAAATATGGGGCCGCAAATTCAATGGCTCCAGAGCTATGTTACCGGAGACAAAATTTATTGTGTTTATATAGCACCCAATGAAGAAATGTTAATGGAACATGCTAAGAAAGGTGGTTTCCCGGCTAATGAAATCAATAAAATTGAAACTATCATCGATCCCGTAACCGCCGAATAG
- a CDS encoding NUDIX hydrolase: MINNYSAEDKVLLAVDCIIFGFDKEDLKILLIKRDFEPEKGKWSLMGGFLQQQENLDEAASRILRTLTGINNVYMEQLHSYSKVDRDPAERTISVAYYALINIQDHNEELIEKYSAKWFSVAKAPDLIFDHNIMVRHAISRLRYKTSKEPIGFELLPPKFTMRQLQKLYEAILDEKLDKRNFINKINGMDILVKLKEKDMNSSRKGSFLHMFDEQKYNRKKADGFSFKL; encoded by the coding sequence ATGATTAATAATTACTCTGCTGAAGACAAGGTTCTGCTCGCTGTTGACTGTATAATTTTTGGTTTTGATAAAGAAGATTTAAAAATTCTTCTCATTAAAAGAGATTTTGAACCTGAAAAGGGAAAATGGTCTTTAATGGGCGGTTTTCTGCAACAACAAGAAAATCTTGATGAGGCGGCCAGCCGAATTCTTCGAACTCTTACCGGGATCAACAATGTTTACATGGAGCAGCTCCACAGCTACAGTAAAGTTGATCGCGATCCCGCAGAACGAACTATCTCGGTAGCTTACTACGCCCTAATAAACATCCAGGACCACAATGAGGAGCTTATAGAAAAATACAGCGCAAAATGGTTTAGCGTAGCCAAAGCTCCAGATCTTATTTTTGACCACAATATCATGGTCAGGCACGCCATAAGCCGTCTCCGATATAAAACATCCAAAGAGCCTATAGGCTTTGAACTTCTTCCTCCTAAATTCACCATGCGCCAGCTTCAAAAGCTGTATGAAGCCATTCTCGATGAAAAACTCGATAAAAGAAATTTTATTAATAAGATCAACGGTATGGATATTCTCGTGAAACTAAAGGAAAAAGACATGAATTCCTCCCGAAAAGGATCTTTCTTACATATGTTCGATGAGCAAAAATACAACCGCAAAAAGGCTGATGGCTTCTCATTTAAACTCTAA
- a CDS encoding lactonase family protein, producing the protein MKILCTLIVGTVVSNYSFSQAPSEKPVDSVNKMYVGTYTKKEGHVDGKAEGIYYVHQKVDSGNLKLVCTAASNIVNPSFVKAGKKGNFLFAVSELGPGEGENGWVYSYKIKEDGSLEELDKESSGAFAPCHLELDKSGKYLFVSNYVGGVVREFKIDNDGGLSLVQELNIENPQKSHAHSVTISGDNRNAYIADLGNDKIWIYDFDATTGTLKPSEQKFVELPKGAGPRHMVFTKNGSYAYSVNELNSSVSVFKVLKNGGLELIQNISSLPASYKGKNAPADIHLHPSGRFLYASNRFHDSIVIYAVNQDTGKLSVIDYVPIAGKTPRNFTISPYGKYLYAASQDTGNITIYTINENTGKLTPKSSVFEIKTPVCLEFVK; encoded by the coding sequence ATGAAAATTTTGTGCACTTTGATAGTTGGAACTGTAGTTTCCAATTACTCTTTTTCCCAGGCTCCTTCTGAAAAACCGGTTGATTCCGTTAATAAAATGTATGTTGGCACCTATACGAAAAAAGAAGGCCATGTTGATGGAAAGGCTGAAGGGATCTATTACGTTCATCAAAAGGTAGATTCGGGGAATTTAAAGCTGGTTTGCACGGCGGCTTCAAATATTGTGAATCCTTCTTTTGTGAAAGCGGGGAAAAAAGGTAATTTTCTTTTTGCGGTTAGCGAACTTGGGCCGGGTGAGGGAGAGAATGGCTGGGTTTATTCCTATAAGATAAAAGAAGACGGTTCTCTGGAAGAATTAGATAAAGAGAGTTCAGGAGCATTTGCACCCTGCCATCTCGAGCTGGATAAGTCAGGAAAATATTTGTTTGTGAGTAATTATGTTGGAGGAGTCGTTAGAGAATTTAAAATTGATAATGACGGTGGTCTGAGCCTGGTGCAGGAGCTCAATATCGAAAATCCGCAAAAATCTCATGCTCATTCTGTCACCATCAGCGGTGATAATAGAAATGCCTATATAGCCGATCTTGGTAATGATAAGATCTGGATCTATGATTTTGATGCTACCACCGGAACCTTAAAACCTTCAGAACAAAAATTTGTGGAGTTACCAAAGGGAGCGGGTCCCCGTCACATGGTTTTTACTAAAAACGGAAGCTATGCCTATTCGGTAAACGAACTAAACAGCAGCGTGAGTGTTTTTAAAGTATTAAAAAATGGTGGTTTAGAGCTTATTCAGAATATATCCAGCCTTCCTGCCAGTTACAAAGGGAAGAATGCTCCGGCAGATATTCACCTTCATCCTTCAGGCAGGTTTTTATATGCTTCCAACCGTTTTCATGACAGTATTGTGATCTATGCGGTGAACCAGGACACGGGGAAATTGAGTGTTATCGATTATGTTCCCATTGCCGGCAAAACTCCCAGAAACTTTACCATTTCGCCTTACGGAAAGTACCTGTACGCGGCAAGTCAGGATACAGGGAATATTACTATTTATACGATCAATGAAAATACAGGAAAACTCACGCCGAAATCTTCAGTTTTTGAGATCAAAACTCCTGTTTGCCTGGAGTTTGTGAAATAA